The following DNA comes from Hordeum vulgare subsp. vulgare chromosome 3H, MorexV3_pseudomolecules_assembly, whole genome shotgun sequence.
CAGGGTTTCCATTCTTCTCGAGTGTGTTCATTAGGACTGGATTCGGTGGATCTCCGGTGTAGATTCATGCCAGCTCCTCTAAACAACGAGGTTAGGGGTTCTCACCTTACATACGAGACGGTGAAATTTGAAGTCAGGTTCTTTAGATCGATTCAAGGTTTAACATAATAACCGTGGCTTCAGAGTGCTAGTTATTAAAACATGTGCATAAAGACTTTTGAATTGTCATCGACCATGTGATGATGGTTCCAGTATAGAAGCGACAACAAGACTCTAATATAACACCAACTCTTCTTGTAGTGACCGCTAGGAATGCTTTGTACTTtgtaaattaatataaaagcatttaaaacattattttaatAATATAAATGttattatattagtttacagaggaagtACTTATTTTTGAATAATTTATTCATACAATAGATGTGGATTAACTTATTCGTAGAATAGATGTGTCCTTTATAGAAAAAAAAAAAACAATAGCACGAACGTTTATCCGTGAAAAGTGAAATTTACTCGAGCAGAGCACAAGTGTCTTCCTCATTATGCTGCGTTCGCGCCACCGTCTCCTGCTGGCTGCTGCCACCACTACTGAGTAGTGTCGCCGGCAGCTCTTACTGGCGGTGCCATGCCGGAGCCGATTGTGCCGCCACATCGGGAGTCTGAAACCTTTTTGATTCCGGGGACCGTTTGAGACCGTCCAAAGCAGAGTAGATAGGCGGGGGAAGTTGTTGCAGACAAGGCGTTCGCTTCTTTGCCGCACCGAAGAAGGCCTCGCCTTCCCCTCTCTCCTCGCCTCCTAACGATCCGTGACGCATCGGCGATGTTGTCCCCTTGCCTGATGCCGCTGGTGTGTGCAACTGCAGATCCTCGGGCTGGACATGTGCGCCGACGTCATGGTCGGCGACGACATGCGGACCGGCATCTCCGGCGGTCAGAAGAAGCGCCTCACAACAGGTAGTTTTTGCGCGCGTCCATCAATTTACAGCGATTTTTGTTACATCCTTCTCGCCATTGGTGACGCCGTATCCGTTGATTTGGTTGCAGGGGAGATGCTGGTCGGCCCGACCAAGGTGCTGTTCATGGACGAGATATCCACCGGCCTGGACAGCTCCACCACCTTCCAGGTCGTCAGGTGCATCCAGCAGATTGTCCACCTCGGCGAGGCTACCGTGCTCGTGTCGCTGCTCCAGCCCGCGCCGGAGATCTTCGACCTCTTCGACGACGTCATGCTGCTCTCCGAGGGGCAGATCGTCTACCAGGGTCCCAGGGAGTACGTGCTCGAGTTCTTCGAGAGGTGCGGCTTCCGCTGCCCCGAGAGGAAAGGCGCTGCTGATTTCTTGCAAGAGGTTCGTCGCATTGAAAAGTCCAAGTTACTGCTCATCTCACAAATTCAGCATGGGTATATGTAGTGAAGACTAGACAAACTTTTTCTTAGCAGTAAACATAATTTCTAGAGTTTTAGTGCTGGCTTATTTAGGATTTCATGTGTCTTAACAAATCTAGTTTACATTAAGAGTTCGTACGATCATTTTTTTTTATAATTAGTACATCTAATTTGCCTTTCTGAAAAATGCAACTTTTCACAGGTTACATCAAAGAAAGATCAGGAGCAATACTGGATACAGAATGAAAAGCCTTATCACTATGTAACAGTACCTGAATTCGTtttaaagttcaagaaatttcacatGGGGAAGAGCCTAAAAAAGCAGCTTTCGGTTCctttcaacaagagaaaaatccacAAATCTGCTCTGGTTTTCTCCGATCAGTCTGTTTCAACTTCAGAGCTTCTCAAGACCTCATTCTCCAAAGAGTGGCTTCTCATGCAGAGAAACTCATTTATCTACGTTTTCAAAATAGTTCAGGTACCTTAGATCCAAGATAACCTTAAATGGTGAAGTGCTTTCTTATCTATCCATAAATGTGATTCTTTGTCTTCCTTTCGTTTGAAGGGAATCATAGTTGCTCTAGTAGCATCAACGGTTTTCTTGCGTACAAAGCTCCATCAAGATAATGAGGAAGATGGCCAAGTCTACCTAGGGGCACTTATATTTATCATGATAGCTAACATGTTCAATGGTTTTGCCGAGGCATCCCTTACTCTCGCAAGGTTACCTGTATTCTACAAACATAGAGATTTTCTATTCTATCGGCCATGGCATTTTACACTTCCAAATGTTCTCCTGAAAGTCCCTATGGCCTTGTTTGAGTCGATAATTTGGGTTGTAATAACCTACTACCTCATAGGCTTTTCCCCTGAAGCTAGCAGGTGGGCCATCTCAATTATTCTGTCCACTAAAATTGTAACATTATCGAGCTCAATGTTTGCTTTAGGGCCCTAAAAGTGCAATCCTCATCATTATGCAGGTTCTTCAAACATCTGCTTACAgtattcttgatccagcaggcGGCTGGAGGATTGTTCAGGCTTGTCGCTGGCTTATGTAGGACTGTTGTCATCACTAACACCGCAGGATCTCTTGCCCTTCTGATCATGTTTGTACTGGGGGGATTCATCCTACGAAGAGGTAATCATCCATGTATTCCATCACATATTATTACCATTCTCCTTGCCAACATAATGGACATTGTTGCATTGGTGCCATTGGTACACAACTCCAGAAATTATTGATTGTATATGAACAGGAATACATGGCTAGGTAAGAACTGCGATTTTGGCTACTTACTGTCATCGATGAAGATTCTTAAAAAACGAATCCGAAAAGTTATCTCTTGAAATAAAATACTACTACCGTGAACCTCATACCTCAAAGGGCTTTAAATCACTTGTATAAACCTTCTTATAGCTGGCATTTTTCAGTATCGAGTCTTGACATAGCAGTCCAAATAAATCACCGTTAACTTAGACATTTCAAGTGTTACTTCAGATATCAACCAATTCTCATTGTTACAGATGCAATTCCAAAATGGCTGGTATGGGGTTATTGGTGTTCACCTCTTACGTATGCATACATTGCTCTTGCTGTCAATGAGATGGATTCTCCGAGGTGGCTGGACAAATCTGTAAGTTAAATCATGATCATCCTAGTACTGTGTTCTCACACAAGCATGTTACTTGACTTTTTTTCTTGTGTATCAGTAGATAGCTGACGGAAGGCCATTGGGAGTGGCAGTTCTAGAAAACGCAGGTGTCTTCACTGGCAAGGAGTGGTACTGGATTGCAACAGGTGCTCTTCTAGGGTTCACCGTTCTGTTCAATGTGCTATTCACACTATCGCTTATGTACCTGAACGGTAAGTCATGACTTGCATCTGTCAACTCCATGGTTTGCTTATTCTGGCAACTCTCTTTTCTGTGGTATGAATAGATATTGGTATTTAAAATACACAACTGTGTTATTTGGTGTGGGTAATTTATTCGTTGTTTGTACTTTGCATTAGCTGTTGGAAAACCACAAGCCATCTTGCCTGAAGAAACTGATGAACTTCCGGAGGATGACCGTGAGCAAGAAAAGGAGCCACATATAAGACATAGAACTACGGTGAAAACAACAGAACCTACATCCCCTAACTCAATCATCACATGTAAGCTTCCCCTCCCCCTGCCCAAAAAAATCTCGCATACACTTTGGAAAAATACATGCCTCTTATATTCGCCAGTTCTTATGATGTTTCTTATTTTGTAGTGGATAAGGTGCTTGAACAATTACGTGGCCGTTCCCCAAATACTTCTGATAGGTCTGCCGGATATGCTCCAGGAAAAGGGATGGTTCTTCCATTTGAACCTCTCTCCATGTCCTTCAATGAGATAAACTACTATGTTGACATGCCTGCGGTGTGTATTCGTGTCCTTTTTATTCTCTTTCTTAAACTGCATTATCTTGCAATTGCCCACTGATGTATCTGTGGCTATGAAATTTTCCCTGTCATGCTATAGTTACGCGCATCACTTTTAGGTTGGCAAACATTTTTGTTGTGAACTTCTTCTATGTTGTTTTCTTAGAACAGCCATTTTCAGCGGTGGATTCTTTTTTCATCCAATGCATGGTCTTAGCAATTTTCTGTGAGGACCTGGTGGTTGCAAATTATGAAATTAATATGTTTGTTATGACATACCTTGATTCTGAACTATGTAGGATACATATCTTCACAAACTTGAGAATGTTATTCGGTGACACATTTGTTATGCATCAGAGTGTTGTTTATGTAACATATAATCTCATTGCAAACTGCAAAACTATCAGGAGATGAAGACTCAAGGAATAACCGCTGATAAGCTTCAGCTGCTGTCCGGGATATCTGGTGCTTTTCGCCCTGGAGTTCTGACTGCCCTTATGGGTGTGAGTGGAGCTGGAAAGACCACCCTCATGGATGTCTTATCTGGGAGGAAGACTGGTGGATACATTGAAGGGGAAGTCTACATATCTGGTTACCCTAAGAACCAAGCAACATTTGCAAGAATGTCAGGTTACTGCGAGCAAAATGACATCCACTCTCCACAGATCACAGTCAGAGAGTCACTACTCTTCTCTGCTTTCCTGCGCCTGCCTAAGGAGGTCACTGATCAAGAGAAGAAGGTTCGCCCTTGTGTTCTACGACATCAATTTTCCTATGTTGTATTGTATGTGTGCAGGGTTTTCACTTTCAGAATTTTTTCAGCAAGAACCAAAATCACCGAAAGatgattttgctttgcatttcgGCCAAAGAAACGAAATATTCACTTGAATTGAAccaaatatttgaattttgaaaaatatttgaactCATGTGTACCActgaaatttctgaaatattttggccGAAAGGTAAATATGGCAATGTCTACTGAAATTCAGTAAATTTCATTGAAATCTCACTGGAAGTGAAAACCATTGTGTAGTTGTAGGGTGTTAAAAAATGGGTTCATTCCAACACAGCTAAAACTGGCTGTAGCATTTTAGTTCAGTTCCCTCTTCCACGCGATCCAAGCCGCAGTGCTAGATTAAAAAATGTATAGCATGGTCTCCACGAGTTGATGCAAACCCTTTTTTAATACCCCTACTGAGTTGTATGGTTACTATGGTACTCTACTTACTGAAGTGTTCACTGGAGTACGATTGTGAATGAAGTTCCTTTTTTCTAAGGGGTGAATGAAGTTGATTTTTTTTAGATGGATTAACTTTGGTTTCTTTCTGTAGGTATTTGTGGATGAAGTAATGGAACTGATTGAACTGAACGGCCTCAAGGATGCTATTGTGGGTCTCCCTGGTGTGAACGGGCTGTCGACTGAACAAAGAAAGCGATTGACTATTGCTGTAGAGCTTGTGGCAAACCCCTCAATTATCTTCATGGACGAACCAACTTCAGGTCTTGATGCAAGAGCTGCTGCAATTGTGATGAGAACTGTTCGTAACACTGTCAATACTGGAAGAACTGTTGTCTGTACCATCCATCAACCAAGTATAGACATTTTTGAAGCTTTTGATGAGGTAATGCATCTTTTGGATACTTTCTTCTCATACATTCTATTTGATGAGGTACTTGACAATCTTCTGGGGTTTCACCATGGCAGCTGTTATTACTGAAAAGAGGAGGTCAAGTCATATATTCTGGACCGTTGGGTAGGAACTCCCATAAAATTGTTGAATACTTTCAGGTCTGCAATCTGATATCCAAACCAATCTCCGTTATGCCTATGGCTTTCTGTTTCCTGTTATGTTGTGGTAGTACCTTGTAACATATCCTGTAACTATGAGGGTACCTTCATATTGGAGTTCCGGTATTTGAAGTCTATAGATCATGTCATAGTATTTACGTTTTATGTATCAATTCAGGAAATTCCTGGAGTCCCAAAGATCAAAGAGAAGTGCAACCCAGCTACATGGATGTTGGATGTAAGCTCCGCGGCAGCAGAAGTTCGACTGAAGATTGATTTTGCTGAAAGTTACAAATCTTCGACTATGTATCAGTAAGTGAAGTATCCCCTCAACTTTGTCCTGTAAATAGGGTTGAGACACTTTTTTAAAGAAACAAACTTCTAGAAGAAGGTCAGGCAGCATTACAGCATCAGCATGCACTACTTAAAAATCATTTCTAGTAAATTAGTGATAAACCATTATGGTTTGAATTTTCGATCCCTCAACTTATGGAAGAATGAACTTCTTCCTGCGCCTTGAACTCTTCAGGCGTTTATAACTACTTCCTTGTGTGGATTAATATTTTCAGGCGGAATAAAGCATTAGTCAAAGAGCTGAGCAAGCCACCACCTGGTACCAGCGACCTTTACTTCCCTACTCAATACTCGCAGAGTTCCTTTGGCCAGTTTAAATTCTGTCTCTGGAAGCAATGGTGGACTTACTGGAGAAGTCCTGATTACAACCTCGTCAGGATGTTCTTTGCATTTGTTACGGCCTTAGTGCTGGGGGTTATATTCTGGAGGGTTGGTCTAAAGATGTATGTTTACAATGCTAACCTATTATTATGTGCATAATCATTAATTCCTCTTGAAAGTGTATTTACGGGATGCTCGGTTATTTGTTACTTGGTGCAGGAGGAGCTCGGGTGATCTTTTAGTCATTGTGGGATCAATGTATGCCGCTGTCATGTTCGTTGGTTGTGAGAATTGTATCTGTGTTCAACCTGTTGTTGCTGTGGAAAGGACTGTATTTTACAGAGAGCAAGCAGCTGGAATGTACTCAGCTATACCCTATGCCCTCGCTCAGGTCAGTAAACATTAGTGGTTTAATAGAAAAGGCATAACTGTCTGATACTAATGTACTGAATATTTCTATTCAGGTAGTTGTGGAGATACCATATGTGTTCGTTGAGACTCTGGTTTATACTCTTATCGTCTACCCGATGATGGCTTTCCAGTGGACACTAGTAAAGTTCTTCTGGTTCTTTTATGTTTCATTCTTTACCTTCCTGTATTTCACTTACTACGGCATGATGACCGTCTCCATATCGCCAAATGGTCAAGTTGCTTCTATATTTGCCGctgccttctactccttcttcaatCTCTTCTCAGGGTTCTTCGTTGCAAGATCGGTGAGCCACACCTTTTTGTTTTTTTACCTTTACAACTAAGTTCTAAGAACTTGAAACCTTGTGCGGTGCAATCGTTGTGGGTCCATCTGATCTTTTGCCTTGTTTTTCACTTCAGAAAATCCCAAATTGGTGGATTTGGTACTATTGGCTCTGCCCGGTGGCATGGACAGTTTACGggcttgttgtgtcacaatacggGGATGTGGAAGATATTATCAAGGTGCCTGGTCAACCCGATCAGCAAGTCTCATCATTTATCGAGAACTTCTTCGGTTATGATAATGACTTCATGGGCGTCGTGGCAGTTGTGCTGGCTGGCTTCACTGTCTTCTTCGCTATGATATATGCTTACTGCATAAAGACGTTCAATTTCCAACAGAGATAGGAACTACATGCGTCCATTTTGTCATGTAGATTGCCATGTGCACTGCCCTTGTTATAGTGTTGGTTTTCGCTGCCCATGGTTATGTCCTGGTGCTTGAACGAATGAGTAGCTGAAGCAAGGAAGTACGGTGCAAGTAAAGTCACTGCCTAGTACGTATTTTTTTTGTCTGAGGATATTTTAAAGGAAATGGAACCGTGCAGAAGTTAAGGGTGAAAGTTACATGGTATTTTTGGGTTGCAGAACCTGACTAATCTGAATGGCGCTATGATCCGTAGAGTTAGGTAACCTGTATTCCTGGGTCAACATTGCCAATTAATCGCATAGTTATGGCACTAGCAGCTTCCAAGCACAAAGCCCGTctagctcagttggtagagcgCAAGGCTCTTAACCTTGTGGTCGTGAGTtcgagccccacggtgggcgcacaTCTCTTTTTTTAAAGCCCAGCCAGCAACAACACTCCACGGGACACTAGACCAGCAGTTTGTAAAAAACTTGTCATCATGGTCGCTGCACTCTGTTGCACTAAAAAATCTACTCCCtcggtttctaaatataagtcttttaagcgatttcactatatgtctatatatggagcaaaatgattgaatgtacactctaaagtatgtctatatacatctgtatgtagtccactagtaaaatctctacaaagagttatatttaggaacggaggaagtatttattttgttttttcggACACTAGACTGTCGACAACACTACACTCTATTGGTTGCACTAAAAAATCTAATTATTTTGTTTTCTCGGACACTAGACCATCGACAACATCAAGATTATGTGTGTAAAATACGGCTCAAGTGTCATCAAAGTTCAATTTTAATTGATATTGTTTTTTCGGACACTAGACTATCGACAACATCAAGATTATGTGTGTAAAATACAGCTCAAGCCTCATCAAAGTTCAATTTTAGTTGATATTGTACATTCCCATTTAATTATCGGATGATGCCAGGAAATTTTGAACAGCCTGACCGCATTGTTGGGCGCCTTCCTCTCAGCCAATTTGAATGGTCCAACCGCACCGTCAGATGCCTTCCTCTCAACCAGTTTGAATGGTCTATACACATGTGTCTTCCCCCTCACATTGCACAATCAATCACCACTTCTTTGATCGATCTCGCATCACCTGGAGCCGCTGGCGAGCGCTGCATTGAAGCATGGGAAGCGGCCAGCGGTGCTTGACTGTAGCGACAAACATTGGCGCGACGACACTCCATCGCATCACCCGACACCGTTGGCGAGCGTTGCATCGGAGCGTTGCATCGGAGCATGGGTAGCCGACGGTGACACTTTAGTGCAGCGACAAACACACACTGCATCGCGAcacccaccgccgccgacgatgcTTCACTACAGTGCTGAAAACGGCATGACGATGCTCCATAGCAACACCCGACGAACGTCATCGATGTTTCACTACAACGCTGAAAAATGTTCGGGGGTCAGCTTTGGAGGCATTTTTTAAAATGCCACAAATTGTGATTGTAGACGTTTTGAGAATGCCTCGAGGCTGTGTTCCCGAGGCGTTTTAGAGAAGTACCTTGGAAGGCCTTTGCCTTTAGGAGTATCTCCAGCACTTTTTAAAATGCCTTCAAATGCCTAAGCTAGCATTTTGTTGGCCTTTGGAGGCGTTTGAGAATGCCTTCGATCAGTTTATGTGTTGTAGTGGGCGGTGCTCCATCGCAGCACCGACTGCTTCGTCAAAGCTCCACCGCAACACCTGATGGCTGGTAGTGAAGCTTCACTATAGCGCCACCACCGGCGTGATGGTGCTCCATCGCAATGTGAAGGTGATTGGGTGCTGTGATGCAGCATGCATGGGGGGCGACAACATCGCAACATGGTGTGTGATGCCATTGCCGCATGTCGGTCCTTTGGCATGCAAGCAGCAGTGGTTGTTGCCATGACCACATGTCGTCCTTGGCATGCGATAGCGATGGATGTGGTCAATGGAGATGGATTCACAATGCTTGTCCATGTAGCAAACCCTCTCCTTCTACTAGATGAGAGAGATGAGAAAAGAGAAAAAGCGATGGGAAGAAAGACAAGCGGAAGGGGATAACATAAGGTTGGGGAAAAAAGCGGTGGGTGGACCGCCACATGGCACGTGTTGCGTGGGAATGGAGGTTTGCACGAGGACCAACTGCATTAGTGTAAGGCTTTCTTATTTTTTTCGCTTCTTATAAAACCTCCACCGTCATTCTATTGGCCATCTAAGTGCGGAGACCAAGCCTTGTAGCCCGGACACTAAGCAAAGTGCTGAGTAGTTGAAAAGAGAGAGTCATGGATTTGGTTATTTAACCGACACTTCATGATGTTATGATAAGATGTTTCATTGCCTATTTTTATTCAACCTAATTGGCTTGAGATATAAAAAAATGCAGTTGGGGCTTGAGATGTGAAAAAAATACAGATGTTGTTTGTTTACATGTTAGTTTAGTGTTGTGCCTGCTGTTGTGCATAATATGATGGTAAGGCCATCATATTGAATAAAATGAACAGAACACAAACACGTATGCAGCCAAACAATTATGGTTTGTAGCTACTTATCCCTTAAACACAAATACAGACAACCAAATAGCTGGCCATAAAGTGACATTTGATGCAATGCAAGCAACCAAATAACATATAAATGTCGATTTGTTGCCTATTTTTATTCCACCTGATTGGTTTCGGATGTAAAAGAAATACATGTACTGTTGGGGCAACCAAACACGTCCAATATGTCCCCATTGTTTTTGTGGAAGTGGGTTTTCCACATCAATGAGCACATGTACGAACGATAGTAAAATGCACTTCCTTCATCCTAAAATAAGATTTAAAAATAATTTAATTTTATACTAAAGTTAGTATAAAATTGAGTtatttattttggaacggagggagtacacatCTCGATGCCGCATCAAAAGCTCGATTTCTTTTTAGGTAGCTCGGCCACGTACCCCAGTTTGAGGAGGTCTACATCACAAACTGACAAGCATCTGCCGTTGGCTCAGGTCCATTCGTGCCAGGCTGCCAGCTAGAGAGAATATGTTGACAATGCATGTACTACGATTTTTTTTGGTTCACAAACCATGCGAACAACACGCGGTATGAGTATGACCGTATGAGGCACCCAGCAGCTTCCACcagtccgccggtggacaccaatcGTACAATCAATCAACAGAGTCTAGACGGATCCCGTAGATTTCTGCTGCCCATGGGTCCTGGTCCTCAGATCCTCATCACATTCACCACGATCTCGACGTTGCACTCGCTCGAGTCACACACCTGACGGCTACGCTCGATAGCGATCTAGCTCGCTGCACAGGCGCCGGCGCATGGCGCCTCACGGCCCGGACGGCGAGACGGCGCCCGAGTGGCGCGGCACCGTGCGCGCCGCGGCGGCGGGGCCGAACCCCGACCAGGCGTGGGCCCTGCTGCGAGACTTCTGCTCCCTCGACAAGTGGGTGCCGCTGGTGCACACGTGCCGGAGGCTGGAAGGCGACGACGGCCGGCCGGGGTGCGTCCGGTACTGCGCGGGGCCGGTGAACATGGCCGCGCCGGGGGAGGCGGTCGGCTGGTCCAGGGAACGGCTCCTGGAGGTCGACGCCGCGGGGAGGTCCTACAGCTACGAGGTGGTGGAGACCAACAAGGGGTTCGGCCGGTACCGGGCGACCATCGCCGTGGAGCCCGACCCGGCCGGGTGCGCGGTCAGGTGGTCGTTCGAGGCCGATCCGGTGAAGGGGTGGACGCTGGGAGGCTTCCTGGGTTTCCTGGAGAAGCTCGCGCATGGCGTCGCCAAGCGGCTCGAAGAGGAGATCGTGGTGAGCGTCGACGGTGATCCTGCTTTGCGGGTGTTTTGATCATGTCTTCGGCTTTTCCGTGACAGTGTGTACGATCAGAACTCCAAGCCTTTGTGATTCAAAGCAATTCAATGGAAATTTGGAGAACTCGACTTGGAAAATCTTCTTGTAGAAATTCTTTGATTTGTTTGGACTATCCAAAATATGTTCTTCTAAAAAAAAAGGAAATgttatctttttttttttttgaggaaaAAACCCAGCCAGATTATATTACCACTGCCAAGTTATTACAATCATCCACAAGAGTACTTCTAAGGGAGGGAGGGATATCTCCTACAGTAGTAAATTTTCCTTGCCTTCTTGCCAGAGGGGCCAGCTCATGGGTCATTCTATTGCCGGGTCTTCTCACACGTCTGAAAGTAATTTCCTTAAAAGCCTCTATAACttgttttgcatctgtg
Coding sequences within:
- the LOC123444320 gene encoding ABC transporter G family member 38-like, producing the protein MEMISRSLQSVSPDVSVYFSGGSSRRRSGAGESDDEEALRWAALERLPSFERLRTGILRSEAQAGRRRFAHEEVDVRMLETPQRQAFVESVFRVAEEDNERFLKKLRARIDRAGIVIPTAEVRFKNLNVEAECYVGSRALPTLTNATLDTVDAMVGLAGVSLAKTKTLHILKDVSGVIRPSRMTLLLGPPSSGKTTLLLALAGKLDPALKVRGEVTYNGYGLDEFVPQKTAAYISQNDVHAGEMTVKETLHFSARCQGVGHRYELLQELSKKERQLGIYPDPEVDLFMKATSVEGSTLQTDYILRILGLDMCADVMVGDDMRTGISGGQKKRLTTGEMLVGPTKVLFMDEISTGLDSSTTFQVVRCIQQIVHLGEATVLVSLLQPAPEIFDLFDDVMLLSEGQIVYQGPREYVLEFFERCGFRCPERKGAADFLQEVTSKKDQEQYWIQNEKPYHYVTVPEFVLKFKKFHMGKSLKKQLSVPFNKRKIHKSALVFSDQSVSTSELLKTSFSKEWLLMQRNSFIYVFKIVQGIIVALVASTVFLRTKLHQDNEEDGQVYLGALIFIMIANMFNGFAEASLTLARLPVFYKHRDFLFYRPWHFTLPNVLLKVPMALFESIIWVVITYYLIGFSPEASRFFKHLLTVFLIQQAAGGLFRLVAGLCRTVVITNTAGSLALLIMFVLGGFILRRDAIPKWLVWGYWCSPLTYAYIALAVNEMDSPRWLDKSIADGRPLGVAVLENAGVFTGKEWYWIATGALLGFTVLFNVLFTLSLMYLNAVGKPQAILPEETDELPEDDREQEKEPHIRHRTTVKTTEPTSPNSIITLDKVLEQLRGRSPNTSDRSAGYAPGKGMVLPFEPLSMSFNEINYYVDMPAEMKTQGITADKLQLLSGISGAFRPGVLTALMGVSGAGKTTLMDVLSGRKTGGYIEGEVYISGYPKNQATFARMSGYCEQNDIHSPQITVRESLLFSAFLRLPKEVTDQEKKVFVDEVMELIELNGLKDAIVGLPGVNGLSTEQRKRLTIAVELVANPSIIFMDEPTSGLDARAAAIVMRTVRNTVNTGRTVVCTIHQPSIDIFEAFDELLLLKRGGQVIYSGPLGRNSHKIVEYFQEIPGVPKIKEKCNPATWMLDVSSAAAEVRLKIDFAESYKSSTMYQRNKALVKELSKPPPGTSDLYFPTQYSQSSFGQFKFCLWKQWWTYWRSPDYNLVRMFFAFVTALVLGVIFWRVGLKMRSSGDLLVIVGSMYAAVMFVGCENCICVQPVVAVERTVFYREQAAGMYSAIPYALAQVVVEIPYVFVETLVYTLIVYPMMAFQWTLVKFFWFFYVSFFTFLYFTYYGMMTVSISPNGQVASIFAAAFYSFFNLFSGFFVARSKIPNWWIWYYWLCPVAWTVYGLVVSQYGDVEDIIKVPGQPDQQVSSFIENFFGYDNDFMGVVAVVLAGFTVFFAMIYAYCIKTFNFQQR
- the LOC123440190 gene encoding lachrymatory-factor synthase-like, with protein sequence MAPHGPDGETAPEWRGTVRAAAAGPNPDQAWALLRDFCSLDKWVPLVHTCRRLEGDDGRPGCVRYCAGPVNMAAPGEAVGWSRERLLEVDAAGRSYSYEVVETNKGFGRYRATIAVEPDPAGCAVRWSFEADPVKGWTLGGFLGFLEKLAHGVAKRLEEEIVVSVDGDPALRVF